Proteins encoded together in one Polaribacter reichenbachii window:
- the pflA gene encoding pyruvate formate-lyase-activating protein, translating into MVIFLQGCKLKCQYCHNPDTIDTHGGKEYHIEDLVQRALKMKSYFGEKGGVTVSGGEPLLQAHNLIPFFKRLKEEGIHTNIDTNGRMLNHPTIELLDNYADLVMLDIKHMTEEGFQRITGKRNKETTFNFAKHREASGKKMWLRYVLIPEITNTPELLHQLGQYFKDYQTIEQIELQPYHKLGIHKWDALGWEYELKDARENTTEELENASKILSNYFKKVKIN; encoded by the coding sequence ATGGTTATTTTTTTACAAGGCTGTAAATTAAAATGCCAATATTGCCACAATCCAGATACAATAGATACGCATGGAGGTAAAGAATATCACATAGAAGATTTGGTGCAAAGAGCCCTTAAAATGAAATCTTATTTTGGCGAAAAAGGTGGTGTTACAGTTTCTGGTGGCGAACCTTTATTACAAGCTCATAATCTTATTCCGTTCTTTAAAAGACTTAAAGAAGAAGGTATTCATACCAATATAGATACTAATGGTAGAATGCTAAATCATCCAACAATAGAATTACTAGACAATTATGCAGATTTAGTAATGTTAGATATTAAACACATGACTGAAGAAGGTTTTCAACGAATTACTGGTAAAAGAAACAAAGAAACTACCTTTAATTTTGCAAAACACAGAGAAGCTTCTGGTAAAAAAATGTGGTTACGATATGTTTTAATTCCAGAAATTACCAATACTCCAGAGTTATTACATCAATTAGGTCAATATTTTAAAGATTACCAAACTATAGAACAAATAGAGTTACAACCTTATCATAAATTAGGTATCCATAAATGGGATGCTTTAGGTTGGGAATACGAATTAAAAGATGCAAGAGAAAACACCACAGAAGAACTAGAAAACGCATCAAAAATATTAAGCAACTACTTTAAAAAAGTAAAAATTAATTAA
- a CDS encoding DUF3360 family protein: protein MKTYKEEHKAASEFDSRTEYLENELKIMKPRRFKLNLPGRDFRFEWEDLVPALAGTLGIIAMYSSVMMAWAEGLTNAWDHITLGKEFAIEVSRVEMIIPAFLFVILASGFFNPRANLAGNHGPMIPLIASIALAGAHPLALAILIGIFGLLLSFFKGGSRLVNLTSKGVAGGLLIFLGFSGALSQIRTIQNWSMGLSSSTVEIGTMGYLGLIILAFTVILYSYLARIDKRWLAIPACAISALAIALIGGASFDLQFTTEMGLPNLNPVYWWGNTEEGWMLGLPKAQHFIASLPFAILAVAMWSPDFLGHRIFQEMNYPKKSEKVLMDVDDTMTMCSIRQMVGTAVGGGNITSSWGTYLIPAAIAKRPIPAGAILLGIMVMAVAILGSPMDVAVWPPVRSIALLVGVFLPMIEAGVQMIKQSACAQAAGVCIFMAMVTNPVLAWALAMFLDNNGLIGDRDRAKRLSRVDRLVIPLSILAICVAAVLAVGMFKGSYGIDAFL, encoded by the coding sequence ATGAAAACATATAAAGAAGAACACAAAGCTGCATCAGAATTTGATAGCAGAACAGAATATCTAGAAAACGAATTAAAAATAATGAAACCAAGAAGATTTAAATTAAATCTTCCTGGAAGAGATTTTAGATTTGAATGGGAAGATTTAGTACCAGCTTTAGCAGGTACTTTAGGTATTATTGCAATGTACTCTTCTGTTATGATGGCTTGGGCAGAAGGCTTAACAAATGCCTGGGATCATATAACACTAGGTAAAGAATTTGCCATTGAAGTATCTAGAGTAGAAATGATAATTCCCGCATTTTTATTTGTAATTCTTGCTTCTGGTTTTTTTAATCCGAGAGCAAATTTAGCAGGTAATCATGGTCCAATGATTCCTTTAATTGCCAGTATTGCTTTGGCAGGCGCACATCCTTTAGCTTTAGCAATTTTAATTGGTATTTTTGGTTTATTGCTTAGTTTTTTTAAAGGCGGATCTCGTTTAGTAAATTTAACAAGTAAAGGTGTTGCAGGTGGTTTATTGATATTTCTAGGGTTTTCTGGTGCACTCAGCCAAATTAGAACCATCCAAAATTGGAGTATGGGGCTTTCATCATCCACAGTAGAAATTGGAACTATGGGATATTTAGGTCTTATCATTTTAGCTTTTACAGTTATTTTATACAGTTATTTAGCCAGAATAGACAAACGTTGGCTGGCAATACCAGCTTGTGCAATATCAGCTTTAGCAATTGCTTTAATTGGTGGCGCAAGTTTCGATTTACAATTTACTACAGAAATGGGATTACCAAATCTTAATCCTGTGTATTGGTGGGGAAATACAGAAGAAGGTTGGATGCTTGGCTTACCAAAAGCACAACATTTTATTGCTTCTTTACCCTTTGCAATTTTAGCAGTGGCAATGTGGTCTCCAGATTTTTTAGGGCACCGAATTTTTCAAGAAATGAATTATCCAAAAAAATCTGAAAAAGTTTTAATGGATGTAGATGATACAATGACAATGTGCTCTATAAGACAAATGGTTGGTACTGCAGTTGGTGGTGGTAATATTACCTCTTCTTGGGGAACTTACTTAATACCTGCAGCCATTGCAAAAAGACCAATTCCTGCTGGTGCTATTCTTTTAGGAATAATGGTTATGGCTGTCGCAATTTTAGGTAGTCCAATGGATGTTGCTGTTTGGCCACCTGTAAGATCTATTGCATTATTAGTGGGGGTCTTTTTACCAATGATAGAAGCTGGTGTACAAATGATTAAACAAAGTGCTTGTGCACAAGCTGCTGGTGTTTGTATTTTTATGGCAATGGTTACAAACCCTGTTTTGGCTTGGGCGTTAGCAATGTTTTTAGATAATAATGGTTTAATTGGTGATAGAGACAGAGCAAAAAGGCTATCTAGGGTAGATAGGCTTGTAATACCTCTAAGTATACTAGCAATATGTGTAGCTGCTGTTCTTGCAGTAGGTATGTTTAAAGGTAGTTATGGTATTGATGCTTTTTTATGA
- a CDS encoding aspartate-semialdehyde dehydrogenase: protein MKIAVVGATGMVGTVMLKVLEERNLPITELIPVASERSAGKKLSYKGKEYTIVTLADAVNLKPDVALFSAGGDTSLEWAPKFAEVGTTVIDNSSAWRMDPTKKLVVPEINGDVLTADDKIIANPNCSTIQLVMALAPLHSKYTMKRVVISTYQSVSGTGVKAVQQLDNEEAGVDGEMAYPHKIGRNALPHCDIFLDNGYTKEEMKLVKEPKKILRDDSFSVTATAVRIPTAGGHSEAVNVQFENDFDLAEVRSILSETPGVIVEDDLANNVYPMPINAHNKDEVFVGRIRRDESQENTLNLWIVADNLRKGAATNTVQIAEYLIANSLV, encoded by the coding sequence ATGAAAATAGCTGTAGTTGGAGCAACTGGAATGGTTGGAACAGTAATGTTAAAAGTTTTAGAAGAACGTAATTTACCGATAACAGAATTAATACCTGTTGCATCAGAAAGATCTGCTGGTAAAAAATTATCTTATAAAGGCAAAGAATACACTATTGTAACCTTAGCTGATGCTGTAAACTTAAAACCAGATGTAGCATTATTTTCTGCTGGTGGAGATACTTCTTTAGAATGGGCTCCAAAATTTGCAGAAGTAGGTACAACTGTTATTGATAATTCTTCTGCTTGGAGAATGGATCCTACCAAGAAATTAGTAGTCCCAGAAATTAATGGTGATGTTTTAACTGCGGATGACAAAATTATTGCAAATCCAAATTGTTCTACTATTCAGTTGGTAATGGCTTTAGCCCCTTTACATTCTAAATACACTATGAAACGTGTAGTTATTTCTACATATCAATCTGTTTCTGGTACAGGTGTAAAAGCAGTACAACAATTAGATAACGAAGAAGCTGGTGTGGATGGAGAAATGGCTTATCCTCATAAAATTGGTAGAAATGCTTTACCTCATTGTGATATTTTCTTAGATAATGGTTACACCAAAGAAGAAATGAAATTGGTTAAAGAGCCAAAGAAAATTTTAAGAGACGATTCTTTTTCTGTAACAGCAACTGCAGTTCGTATTCCTACTGCTGGTGGGCATTCTGAAGCTGTAAATGTTCAGTTTGAAAATGATTTTGATTTAGCGGAAGTTCGTTCTATATTGAGCGAAACTCCAGGTGTTATTGTAGAAGATGATTTAGCAAACAACGTTTACCCAATGCCAATTAATGCACATAATAAAGATGAAGTGTTTGTTGGACGAATTAGAAGAGATGAATCTCAAGAAAATACCTTAAATTTGTGGATTGTTGCAGATAACCTACGCAAAGGTGCTGCTACC